One Owenweeksia hongkongensis DSM 17368 genomic region harbors:
- a CDS encoding YdeI/OmpD-associated family protein, whose amino-acid sequence MKDLQHITPTSSQEWHDWLAANHQREEFVWVIFYKVSSDVPSLTWSEAVDEALCFGWIDSTKKTIDKEKYKQYFSKRKAKSNWSKINKDKIDKLIAENRMMEAGLQSVEVAKQNGSWTILDEVEALIMPKDLEAELIAIPDAKDYFEGLSKSAKKILLHWVMSAKRPETRHKRIIEIAENAAQGNKPKAFR is encoded by the coding sequence ATGAAAGACCTTCAACACATCACCCCTACCTCATCCCAAGAATGGCACGACTGGCTAGCAGCCAATCACCAGCGCGAAGAGTTTGTTTGGGTAATTTTCTACAAGGTAAGCTCCGATGTTCCGTCCCTCACTTGGAGCGAAGCGGTAGATGAAGCGCTTTGTTTTGGATGGATAGATAGTACCAAAAAAACCATAGACAAGGAGAAGTATAAACAATACTTCAGCAAGCGAAAAGCAAAGAGCAATTGGTCAAAAATCAATAAGGATAAGATAGATAAGCTCATTGCGGAGAACCGAATGATGGAGGCCGGTTTACAAAGCGTTGAAGTTGCTAAGCAAAATGGTTCATGGACAATTTTGGACGAAGTAGAAGCGCTAATAATGCCAAAGGATTTGGAAGCTGAGCTGATAGCGATACCCGATGCAAAAGACTATTTTGAAGGTTTGAGCAAATCTGCAAAGAAGATACTACTACATTGGGTAATGTCTGCCAAGCGCCCCGAAACGCGCCACAAAAGAATCATTGAAATTGCAGAAAATGCAGCTCAAGGCAACAAGCCTAAAGCTTTCAGATAA
- a CDS encoding MBL fold metallo-hydrolase, with amino-acid sequence MKNLLTLTLLFVSLLGFSQNGAITIRHIANAGLYMTDGDLNVYFDFPYKPGAFGYTIYDESELDSIKENSLFLFTHKHADHYSRKLLRQHEGEVYGPWKFSKKEGNGGEIINNPEHSFSVKAYKNKHRFSLSHCSYLITWHGKTIFVSGDAESPETIAKMENMDWAFVPEWLLYYAKLGNVNIDANRIGIYHLYPNDTVEDDYGNNVVNLRDHQEKITLKF; translated from the coding sequence ATGAAAAACCTCCTTACTCTAACTCTTCTATTTGTCTCTCTCCTTGGCTTCAGCCAAAATGGAGCAATTACAATCAGGCACATTGCCAATGCCGGGCTATACATGACGGACGGGGATTTGAATGTGTATTTCGACTTTCCGTACAAACCCGGTGCTTTTGGCTACACCATTTATGATGAGTCAGAACTGGACAGTATTAAAGAAAATTCCCTATTTCTCTTTACACATAAACATGCAGATCATTACTCCAGAAAACTACTTAGGCAACACGAGGGCGAAGTATATGGCCCATGGAAGTTTTCTAAAAAAGAAGGAAATGGTGGAGAAATTATCAATAACCCAGAGCACAGCTTTTCTGTAAAAGCTTATAAAAACAAACACCGCTTTTCGTTGAGCCATTGCTCCTATCTAATTACCTGGCATGGTAAAACAATCTTTGTTTCAGGTGATGCTGAAAGCCCCGAAACTATTGCTAAAATGGAAAACATGGATTGGGCTTTTGTTCCAGAGTGGCTTCTATATTACGCCAAGCTTGGCAATGTAAATATTGATGCAAATAGGATTGGCATTTATCATTTATACCCTAATGATACCGTGGAAGATGACTACGGAAATAATGTGGTAAACCTTCGAGACCATCAGGAAAAGATCACTTTAAAGTTTTAA
- a CDS encoding putative signal transducing protein: protein MALETLKTFDNSVEAHILKTKLESEGIPCYLFDEHTVSMNPLYNVTLGGIKLKINSYDAVDALEVLQSIESNPVTDDDDKTIVCPKCGSDNYYSGFKSMKSVGGILMATISLLLSVFPIFLKNVHKCKTCGTEF from the coding sequence ATGGCTCTAGAAACCCTAAAAACTTTTGACAACTCAGTAGAAGCTCACATTCTAAAAACGAAACTGGAAAGTGAGGGCATCCCTTGCTATCTCTTTGATGAACATACGGTATCTATGAATCCGCTGTACAATGTAACGCTGGGTGGAATAAAACTAAAGATCAATTCGTATGACGCGGTTGATGCATTGGAAGTTCTCCAAAGCATAGAATCGAATCCTGTGACTGATGATGACGACAAAACAATTGTGTGCCCTAAATGCGGTTCAGATAATTATTATTCTGGTTTCAAGTCTATGAAAAGTGTTGGCGGCATTTTAATGGCCACTATTTCCTTATTACTTTCAGTATTTCCCATATTTCTGAAGAACGTTCATAAATGTAAAACTTGTGGAACCGAGTTTTAA
- a CDS encoding APC family permease: MSDKIGLREAMSIGIGGMVGGGIFAVLGLAVSIAKGGTPVAFLFAGLIALITSYSYVKLSLAYSDRGGTVKFVNEGFGQSTFSGAINNLLWVSYIIMLALYSSAFGSYAPNLLSLTGDRALDAHLFSSAIIIIATLINYYSIKVVGAIESYAVIIKLVILLGFVVIGAYGLLGNENLPQLSPESWEAPFNLLVGGMVIFVAYEGFELIANAAPDIENPKKNIPKAYYYSVGFVILLYIIIAIVTVGSLPFSEIASAEDYVLAEAAKPLLGQVGFTIITVAALISTFSAINASLYGGTRVSFEIAQDDELPHELTSNLWNQPVGLMITAVVTLIAVNTLELKSISTAGSVGFLLIFAVVNFVGFKKASAINGNKVIPISGFLFCSFALVALIVQQYGDNPTGVIVAVSVVLICFVMEWIYKRSEAWKRKKSRE, from the coding sequence ATGAGTGACAAAATAGGTTTGCGCGAAGCCATGTCAATCGGCATTGGAGGCATGGTAGGTGGTGGTATTTTTGCCGTGCTGGGTTTGGCGGTATCCATTGCTAAAGGAGGCACTCCGGTAGCGTTTCTTTTTGCGGGGCTCATTGCGCTGATTACTTCTTACAGTTATGTAAAACTTTCTTTGGCTTACTCCGATAGAGGCGGCACGGTGAAGTTTGTAAACGAAGGTTTTGGGCAAAGTACTTTTAGTGGAGCCATCAACAACTTACTGTGGGTGAGCTACATCATTATGTTGGCTTTGTATTCATCGGCTTTTGGTTCGTATGCGCCCAATCTGCTTAGCCTTACAGGCGATAGAGCTTTGGATGCACACTTATTTTCAAGTGCAATTATCATTATTGCTACACTAATCAATTATTATAGTATAAAGGTGGTTGGCGCCATCGAATCTTATGCGGTAATCATTAAGCTGGTGATACTTCTGGGCTTTGTTGTGATTGGTGCCTATGGCCTTTTGGGCAATGAAAATTTACCTCAATTGTCTCCCGAAAGCTGGGAAGCACCCTTTAATCTTTTGGTAGGCGGAATGGTGATTTTTGTGGCTTATGAAGGTTTTGAGCTTATCGCCAATGCCGCCCCTGATATTGAAAACCCTAAAAAGAATATTCCCAAAGCGTATTATTACTCGGTGGGTTTCGTGATTTTGCTATACATCATCATAGCAATAGTTACGGTGGGCTCATTGCCTTTTAGCGAAATAGCATCTGCCGAAGATTACGTTTTAGCCGAAGCTGCAAAACCGCTTTTGGGCCAAGTAGGTTTTACAATAATTACGGTAGCCGCGCTTATTTCCACCTTTTCGGCAATCAATGCATCCTTGTATGGCGGCACCCGTGTGAGCTTCGAAATAGCCCAGGATGATGAGCTTCCGCATGAACTCACGAGTAATCTTTGGAATCAGCCGGTTGGCTTGATGATTACAGCAGTAGTAACCTTAATAGCCGTAAACACGCTGGAGTTGAAAAGTATTTCCACCGCAGGTAGTGTGGGCTTCCTGCTCATTTTTGCGGTGGTAAATTTTGTGGGGTTCAAAAAAGCTTCAGCGATCAATGGAAATAAAGTAATTCCAATTAGCGGTTTTCTTTTTTGCAGTTTTGCTTTGGTAGCTCTTATTGTTCAGCAATATGGAGATAACCCAACGGGGGTGATTGTGGCTGTTTCGGTGGTGCTGATTTGTTTTGTAATGGAGTGGATATACAAAAGAAGTGAAGCTTGGAAGAGAAAAAAGAGTAGGGAGTAG
- the ccsA gene encoding cytochrome c biogenesis protein CcsA has translation MEYVGEHLLPGQLGRLFVSLAFVGAVVAAIAYYFFIQNKQNSFKKLARVSFLVHVGSVFGIVLTLFYLLLSHYFEYDYVWKHSSMELPFKYVFSAFWEGQEGSFILWLFWHAVLGTILMFTAKKWEAPAMIVFALVQAFLASMILGIYPFGLKIGSSPFVLMRNVPENIGLPWTEVSDYLLRFPGFMDGTGLNPLLQNYWMTIHPPTLFLGFASTLVPFAFAMAALFNKEYKGWVKPAIPWAYFSVLILGVGILMGGAWAYEALSFGGFWAWDPVENSSLVPWIVMVGAAHLLLIVKNRKTGLTSAFFMTLLSFLLILYSTFLTRSGVLGDSSVHAFVDLGLSGQLLIYLLFFIVIAFGMFFYRYKGIPKSKKDDELSSREFWMFIGSLVLLIAAFQIIFSTSIPVINQLIGPEGLVPMMSDKMAPPLDAIDHYNSFQVPFSIVIALLIAFGQFLNYRHTSAKKFWKNISLSILVGAGITALFATAYDFWQEPLYLILLFTGIFATVSNIDYWLRIGRGNMSIGGASIAHVGFAMILIGSLISNAKKEVISETNVFLSEDLPSNENALLELADTVKLGQYMAIWNGMRDEDNKQFYDVTYYDTQADGSLKETFALEPFLQMSDQMGPTPNPSTKHYWNKDIYTHVTYSSYLEPRTDDGYSGEVEAEFNRGDTVIYEQHFIVMDSLQVNAAMNEETGEMAFLKLTAKMRIINVLGETYEVAPEYILDGNMLSHEDVYMEQQGFKIRFSDVNTENNKIKITLWTKVPEDEKPFIVMKAIVFPLINLLWAGCILMAFGTGIAIWQRVKREK, from the coding sequence ATGGAGTACGTAGGAGAACATTTATTACCCGGTCAGTTAGGACGTCTTTTTGTGAGCCTAGCTTTTGTTGGTGCCGTGGTAGCCGCAATTGCTTATTATTTCTTTATACAAAACAAGCAGAACTCTTTTAAGAAACTAGCACGTGTTAGTTTTCTGGTTCATGTGGGCTCTGTGTTTGGCATCGTTCTTACGCTCTTCTACCTCCTGCTCAGTCACTACTTTGAGTACGATTATGTGTGGAAACACTCCAGTATGGAACTTCCGTTCAAATATGTGTTTAGCGCCTTTTGGGAAGGCCAGGAAGGAAGTTTTATCCTTTGGCTTTTCTGGCATGCTGTATTAGGCACAATCCTAATGTTTACCGCCAAAAAGTGGGAAGCTCCCGCCATGATTGTATTTGCGCTTGTGCAGGCATTTTTGGCCAGCATGATTTTAGGTATCTATCCTTTTGGTTTAAAAATAGGAAGCAGCCCATTTGTGCTTATGCGAAATGTGCCCGAAAACATTGGGTTACCGTGGACAGAAGTTTCGGATTACCTTCTGCGCTTCCCTGGTTTTATGGACGGTACCGGACTTAATCCTTTGCTTCAAAACTATTGGATGACCATCCACCCGCCAACCCTGTTTTTAGGGTTTGCCTCTACCCTTGTGCCGTTCGCCTTTGCAATGGCAGCTTTGTTCAATAAAGAGTACAAAGGATGGGTAAAGCCTGCTATTCCGTGGGCTTATTTTAGTGTACTTATTTTAGGAGTTGGTATTTTGATGGGTGGCGCCTGGGCTTATGAAGCATTGAGCTTTGGTGGATTCTGGGCTTGGGATCCGGTAGAAAACTCATCCCTCGTTCCTTGGATTGTGATGGTAGGTGCCGCTCACCTTTTACTTATCGTAAAAAACAGAAAGACAGGACTGACCAGCGCTTTCTTCATGACCTTGCTGTCTTTCCTATTAATTCTGTACAGTACATTCCTAACCAGAAGCGGTGTTCTTGGGGATTCATCCGTTCATGCTTTTGTGGATTTAGGATTGAGCGGCCAGCTCCTTATTTACCTCCTATTCTTTATCGTTATCGCTTTCGGTATGTTCTTTTACAGATACAAAGGCATTCCAAAAAGCAAGAAAGACGATGAACTGAGCTCTCGTGAATTTTGGATGTTTATCGGTAGCCTTGTGCTTTTAATTGCAGCTTTCCAGATTATCTTCAGTACTTCTATTCCTGTGATAAACCAGCTTATAGGCCCTGAAGGATTAGTACCTATGATGAGTGATAAGATGGCTCCACCTCTTGATGCTATTGACCATTACAACAGCTTTCAGGTTCCTTTTTCTATTGTAATTGCATTGCTTATCGCCTTTGGTCAGTTTTTGAATTACCGCCATACTTCAGCCAAAAAGTTTTGGAAAAATATCAGCCTTTCTATTTTGGTAGGCGCTGGTATTACTGCCCTTTTCGCTACAGCGTATGACTTTTGGCAAGAGCCACTTTACCTTATTCTTCTCTTTACAGGAATATTTGCCACGGTGAGCAATATCGATTATTGGTTGCGCATTGGTCGCGGAAATATGTCCATTGGAGGTGCTAGTATTGCTCACGTTGGTTTTGCGATGATTCTTATTGGCTCTTTGATTTCTAATGCCAAAAAAGAAGTAATTAGTGAGACCAATGTTTTCCTTTCTGAAGATTTACCATCAAATGAAAATGCACTACTTGAGCTTGCTGACACCGTAAAGCTGGGGCAATACATGGCCATTTGGAATGGAATGCGTGATGAAGACAACAAACAGTTTTACGATGTAACCTATTACGATACTCAAGCCGATGGCAGCCTGAAAGAGACTTTTGCCTTGGAGCCTTTCCTGCAAATGAGCGACCAAATGGGGCCTACACCAAACCCCAGCACCAAGCATTATTGGAACAAAGATATTTATACCCACGTTACCTATTCTTCTTACTTAGAGCCCCGCACTGATGATGGCTACTCTGGTGAAGTAGAAGCTGAGTTTAACCGTGGTGATACGGTAATTTATGAGCAGCACTTTATAGTGATGGACAGTTTGCAGGTAAATGCAGCCATGAATGAAGAAACGGGTGAAATGGCCTTCCTTAAGCTTACCGCCAAAATGCGCATCATAAACGTACTTGGCGAAACGTATGAAGTAGCTCCGGAATACATTCTGGATGGAAACATGCTTTCGCATGAAGACGTGTACATGGAGCAACAGGGTTTCAAAATTCGCTTTAGTGATGTAAACACCGAAAACAACAAAATCAAAATCACGCTTTGGACAAAAGTACCGGAAGATGAAAAGCCTTTTATCGTAATGAAAGCCATCGTTTTCCCATTGATTAATTTGCTTTGGGCAGGATGTATCCTAATGGCATTTGGTACAGGTATCGCTATTTGGCAGAGGGTGAAGAGGGAGAAGTAG
- a CDS encoding cytochrome c maturation protein CcmE domain-containing protein produces MKRSHIAIIVTIAVAIGAIMVTINDASTYVGFAKADETPGTKYTVIGYLDKEAPMNYDARANKFEFTAIDKEGKKRTVFYSQPKPQDFERSEEITMKGYSTDSAFVAEEILMKCPSKYNEQNEVAGYGTY; encoded by the coding sequence ATGAAACGTTCACACATTGCCATCATCGTAACTATTGCTGTAGCCATCGGAGCTATTATGGTTACTATTAATGATGCCTCCACTTACGTGGGATTTGCTAAAGCAGATGAAACTCCCGGCACTAAATACACCGTAATCGGCTATCTGGACAAAGAAGCGCCAATGAATTACGATGCTCGTGCCAATAAGTTTGAGTTTACAGCTATTGATAAAGAAGGTAAAAAACGTACTGTGTTTTACTCACAACCTAAGCCTCAGGATTTTGAACGTAGTGAAGAAATTACCATGAAGGGATATTCTACCGATAGCGCCTTTGTGGCTGAAGAAATTTTGATGAAGTGCCCTTCAAAATACAATGAGCAAAATGAGGTAGCCGGATACGGCACTTACTAG
- a CDS encoding CcmD family protein, which yields MSKYWLGFCAMLFSGMLAAQSQMPEVEMADAMRANGKIYVVVAVLCVLFVGITLYLISIDRKLRKLEKEA from the coding sequence ATGTCAAAATATTGGTTAGGTTTTTGTGCTATGCTTTTTAGCGGAATGCTGGCTGCACAATCGCAAATGCCCGAAGTAGAAATGGCGGACGCCATGCGTGCAAATGGTAAAATATATGTAGTAGTAGCGGTGCTTTGCGTACTGTTTGTTGGAATTACACTTTACCTCATCAGCATCGATCGCAAATTGAGAAAACTGGAAAAAGAAGCTTAA
- the ccsA gene encoding cytochrome c biogenesis protein CcsA, which translates to MKKHWWKALGVLLVLYTIVFGFTGEVPRLPILNETIRNLYFHVTMWFSMVILMTSSLVYSIKYLRNGDLYADLKGKELAITGFFMASLGLLTGAVWAKFTWGTWWTNDPKLNGTAVTMLIYLAYFVLRGSVDDPQKRGRLSAVYNIFAYVMMIVFIGILPRLTDSLHPGNGGNPGFGGYDLDGTMRIVFYPAIIGWTLIGLWITSLKIRYQKLLWKKDV; encoded by the coding sequence ATGAAAAAGCACTGGTGGAAAGCCCTTGGCGTCCTTTTAGTACTCTATACAATCGTTTTTGGTTTTACGGGTGAAGTACCCCGTTTACCTATCCTAAACGAAACCATTCGAAACCTTTATTTTCACGTTACCATGTGGTTTTCCATGGTGATTTTGATGACCAGTTCTTTGGTGTACAGCATCAAGTATTTGCGCAATGGAGATTTGTATGCTGACCTAAAAGGAAAAGAATTGGCCATCACTGGTTTTTTTATGGCGTCACTCGGACTGCTCACAGGAGCTGTTTGGGCAAAATTCACTTGGGGAACCTGGTGGACCAATGACCCAAAACTCAATGGTACTGCGGTAACCATGCTGATATATTTGGCCTACTTTGTGCTAAGAGGGTCGGTTGATGATCCTCAAAAAAGAGGGAGACTTTCGGCTGTGTACAACATATTTGCCTACGTAATGATGATTGTATTTATTGGTATCCTCCCAAGGCTTACCGATAGCCTTCATCCTGGCAATGGCGGTAATCCTGGTTTTGGTGGCTATGACCTTGACGGAACCATGCGCATTGTGTTTTATCCGGCAATTATCGGGTGGACACTTATTGGTTTATGGATTACCAGCTTGAAAATCAGATATCAAAAATTACTCTGGAAAAAAGATGTTTAA
- a CDS encoding heme exporter protein CcmB: MLVQIVEIFKLNFTLEWRRKQSFLGVVLYVLTTVYLAYLVFSGVITPEVWNALFWVILIFASLQAAFRSFQNEADRRFLLYFGMVKPQVLIIGKTLYNFFYMFSIGLLATLVFTFLLGNPIASPGAFISILLIASAGFSAILTFVSGLAAKAGDNPALPAILSIPLLYPQVLTLSKVSIRALTGFAWDINAPLLLVLSMLAVVTCLLSYLLFAYLWRD, encoded by the coding sequence ATGCTGGTACAGATAGTGGAAATATTTAAGCTCAACTTTACGCTGGAATGGCGTAGAAAGCAAAGCTTTTTGGGTGTAGTACTTTATGTGCTTACCACTGTATATCTGGCTTATCTCGTATTTAGCGGTGTTATCACTCCCGAAGTTTGGAATGCTCTTTTTTGGGTGATTTTAATCTTCGCCTCGCTACAAGCGGCCTTCCGTAGTTTTCAAAATGAGGCCGACCGCAGATTCCTACTTTACTTTGGGATGGTAAAGCCTCAAGTACTCATTATTGGCAAAACGCTTTACAACTTCTTTTATATGTTCAGTATTGGCCTGTTGGCCACTTTGGTATTTACCTTTTTGTTGGGAAATCCCATTGCCAGCCCGGGCGCCTTTATTTCGATATTATTGATTGCATCCGCAGGGTTTTCGGCTATCCTCACTTTTGTATCAGGTTTAGCGGCAAAAGCCGGAGATAATCCAGCCTTGCCTGCAATCTTAAGCATACCTCTTTTGTACCCACAAGTACTTACCCTTAGCAAGGTGAGCATACGGGCACTTACAGGTTTTGCATGGGACATTAATGCCCCGCTGTTATTGGTTTTATCGATGTTGGCAGTAGTTACTTGCCTTCTGTCTTATTTGTTATTTGCCTACCTTTGGCGCGACTAA
- a CDS encoding glutathione peroxidase, with protein sequence MRNIVLAFAGFGILTACNRTEPTASASQETVELAINTENTMEEMSFYDFKTKTLTGEEFDFSNLQGKRVLIVNTASECGFTPQYEQLQELYKEFGGEKFTIIGFPSNDFGKQEPGSNEEIATFCEKNYGVTFPMMDKTPVKGDDQHEVYSWLTHKDQNGVDDAKVSWNFNKFLVDENGKWVAHYGSKTSPLDEEIMNFAEGK encoded by the coding sequence ATGAGAAATATAGTATTGGCTTTTGCAGGATTTGGAATTTTGACAGCTTGCAATCGAACTGAACCAACGGCAAGCGCAAGTCAGGAAACTGTAGAATTAGCTATAAACACTGAAAACACGATGGAAGAAATGAGTTTTTATGACTTTAAAACCAAAACCCTGACGGGTGAGGAGTTTGATTTTTCTAATCTACAAGGTAAGCGTGTACTGATTGTAAACACCGCTAGTGAGTGCGGTTTTACTCCGCAGTACGAACAGCTTCAAGAACTTTATAAAGAGTTTGGTGGAGAGAAATTCACCATTATTGGATTTCCATCAAATGATTTTGGAAAGCAGGAGCCGGGAAGCAATGAGGAAATTGCCACATTTTGCGAAAAAAATTACGGGGTTACTTTTCCTATGATGGACAAAACTCCGGTAAAGGGAGATGACCAACATGAAGTATATTCATGGCTTACCCACAAGGACCAAAATGGAGTGGATGATGCCAAGGTGAGTTGGAACTTCAACAAGTTTTTGGTAGACGAAAACGGAAAATGGGTGGCGCATTATGGTAGTAAGACTTCACCTTTGGATGAGGAGATTATGAATTTTGCAGAAGGGAAATAG
- a CDS encoding DUF4112 domain-containing protein — MTEHKRELSSLKWARRYAQILDSNFKIPGTNFSFGLDPIIGLIPGLGDAVSMGFQFLLVVSLLRNGSSGELRAKLILNVLLDSAIGAIPLIGQIWDFFYKANERNLRLTQEYLLEDKHRGSGKGIWLSVLALFIITMVMIVYAFVWFVNWVVGLFT; from the coding sequence ATGACGGAACATAAAAGAGAACTAAGCTCCCTAAAATGGGCCAGACGTTATGCCCAAATTTTGGATTCGAATTTCAAAATACCCGGCACTAATTTTAGTTTTGGGCTAGACCCAATAATTGGACTCATACCCGGATTAGGTGATGCCGTGTCCATGGGGTTTCAATTTCTGCTGGTAGTTTCTCTTTTGAGGAATGGCTCTAGCGGTGAGCTTCGCGCTAAGCTTATTTTGAATGTACTTTTGGATTCAGCCATTGGGGCCATTCCACTTATTGGCCAGATTTGGGATTTCTTTTACAAAGCCAATGAGCGCAACCTTCGGCTTACTCAAGAGTATTTGCTGGAAGATAAGCATCGGGGAAGTGGAAAAGGAATTTGGCTATCCGTTTTGGCACTTTTCATTATTACAATGGTAATGATAGTGTATGCATTTGTATGGTTTGTGAATTGGGTGGTGGGATTGTTTACCTAA
- a CDS encoding DUF2059 domain-containing protein, whose product MKKYLFILLITATSQIGFGQKKDKEKDIRTLLELTGSAKLGIQALDKMLVSFRDIYPNVPTEFWEEVRQEVNPNDLVDMIVPIYDDYYTLEDILALIEFYKSDIGQKMTQVQSGILEDSMNVGRKWGEDLAKKVVKRMERKGY is encoded by the coding sequence ATGAAAAAATACCTCTTTATTTTATTGATTACCGCGACCTCACAAATTGGTTTTGGACAAAAGAAAGACAAGGAAAAAGATATTCGAACTTTGCTGGAGCTTACAGGATCTGCCAAGCTAGGCATTCAGGCATTGGATAAAATGCTAGTTTCATTTAGAGATATTTACCCTAATGTGCCTACCGAGTTTTGGGAAGAGGTTCGTCAAGAGGTTAACCCAAATGATTTGGTAGATATGATAGTGCCTATTTACGATGACTATTATACTCTCGAAGACATACTAGCACTTATTGAATTTTACAAATCTGATATTGGTCAAAAGATGACACAGGTGCAATCTGGGATATTAGAAGATTCCATGAATGTGGGCAGAAAGTGGGGAGAAGACCTTGCAAAAAAGGTAGTGAAGAGAATGGAGAGAAAAGGTTATTAA
- the mtaB gene encoding tRNA (N(6)-L-threonylcarbamoyladenosine(37)-C(2))-methylthiotransferase MtaB has translation MKWNGKKVAFHTLGCKLNFSETSTIARDFKANGFEEVNFSEPADVYVINTCSVTHNADKECKHWVKQALKANPDAFTVIVGCYAQLKPEEIADIQGVDLVLGATEKFKITDYLNDLTKNDLGEVHSCEIDEADFYVGSYSIGDRTRAFLKVQDGCDYKCTYCTIPLARGISRSDTLENVLSNARKIVEEGAKEIVLTGVNIGDYGKGEFGNKRHEHTFLELVQALDEVEGIDRFRISSIEPNLLKDETIRFVGQSKRFVPHFHIPLQSGSNELLKKMRRRYQSELYSERVATIKSFIPDCCIGVDVITGFPGETEELFMETYNFLNDLDISYLHVFTYSERDNTLAAEMDGAVDYAVRKKRSKMLRVLSAKKRRAFYESQLGTSREVLFEGNFKDGYITGFTENYVKVKTHWDPELVNTRKKIILKDIGEDGIVRFEEAIPEMVNA, from the coding sequence ATGAAGTGGAATGGAAAAAAAGTGGCGTTTCATACTTTGGGCTGCAAGCTCAATTTCTCGGAAACCAGCACCATAGCGCGTGATTTTAAAGCGAATGGTTTTGAAGAGGTTAACTTCTCGGAGCCTGCGGATGTTTATGTGATTAATACATGTTCGGTAACACACAATGCTGACAAAGAATGCAAGCATTGGGTAAAGCAAGCTTTGAAGGCAAATCCTGATGCATTTACAGTGATTGTTGGCTGCTATGCCCAATTGAAGCCCGAGGAAATTGCGGATATTCAAGGGGTGGATTTGGTACTTGGAGCTACCGAAAAATTCAAAATCACAGATTACTTGAATGATCTCACCAAAAATGATTTGGGCGAGGTGCATTCATGCGAAATAGATGAGGCCGACTTTTATGTTGGATCTTATTCTATTGGCGATCGTACCCGTGCTTTTCTAAAGGTTCAGGATGGTTGTGATTATAAATGTACCTATTGTACAATACCGTTGGCAAGAGGAATTTCAAGGAGTGATACCTTGGAAAATGTACTTTCAAACGCTCGTAAGATTGTAGAAGAAGGTGCTAAGGAGATTGTACTTACTGGAGTAAACATTGGTGACTATGGAAAAGGAGAGTTTGGCAATAAACGCCATGAACATACCTTTTTAGAACTCGTTCAAGCTTTGGATGAAGTGGAAGGAATAGATAGATTTAGGATTTCATCAATTGAGCCAAATCTTCTAAAGGATGAAACCATAAGGTTTGTGGGGCAGTCCAAGCGATTTGTACCACATTTTCATATTCCACTGCAAAGTGGCTCTAACGAATTGCTTAAAAAAATGCGTAGACGCTATCAGTCTGAATTGTATTCAGAACGTGTGGCTACAATCAAAAGCTTCATTCCTGATTGCTGCATAGGAGTTGATGTTATCACCGGATTTCCTGGTGAGACAGAGGAACTCTTTATGGAAACCTATAATTTTCTAAATGACCTTGACATAAGCTACCTTCATGTATTTACCTACAGCGAGCGTGATAATACGCTTGCCGCAGAAATGGATGGAGCAGTAGATTATGCTGTTCGCAAAAAAAGAAGCAAAATGCTACGTGTACTTTCGGCCAAAAAGCGAAGAGCATTTTACGAAAGTCAGCTGGGCACAAGTCGTGAAGTGCTTTTTGAAGGGAACTTTAAAGATGGTTACATTACAGGTTTTACTGAAAACTATGTGAAGGTAAAAACACATTGGGATCCTGAATTGGTAAACACACGTAAAAAGATAATTCTAAAAGATATTGGTGAAGATGGTATTGTTCGATTTGAGGAAGCTATTCCTGAAATGGTGAATGCCTAA